One Dermatophagoides farinae isolate YC_2012a chromosome 1, ASM2471394v1, whole genome shotgun sequence genomic region harbors:
- the LOC124492427 gene encoding uncharacterized protein LOC124492427 isoform X10, with protein sequence MAANLTPTLLSTSSIPFSQAQQLQTSHQASSAAIQQQLVQQQQQQQQQQQQQQQQQTGTNNRSRVKNRSSNNHAANHANIGGLNGLAAANVQPAQHIFGTSVAFPGNPLQSAAAAAAAAGQGIQNQNFHSQHQTAARLNQMQQHSSAAGQQQQAVLLPLEINPGQTRNLVSANNSSSSTSSGSGANVITSNSAAAVAAAVAVAHPQYTQYITSWPCPACKIAFRSANELQTHLSAHFVPSQKQSLQNQNQLIVSSNTITNNNSFNKTTTTSSKEDQSIHMKKDKSVPCNECGKLFANAERVRVHVRVAHGEKTCSCAICGCGFSYRCKLLNHMRTHTGDKPFTCEVCGRSFSQKNHLKRHHMIHTGERPFPCEICGRSFYRKDKLTRHLRIHTNPSPGRGRNAKMPATVANQTTVANSALKLPMTTQSLTSLPASAIQLLPVTMTQIKTSTNNSTIGGHTSWATQLQSSSNNRQQNNQDNGINKSNEDSSQQQQQQQQPSNLMLKQEQM encoded by the exons ATGGCTGCTAATCTGAcaccaacattattatcgacaTCTTCGATTCCATTCTCTCAGGCTCAACAGTTGCAAACCTCACATCAGGCATCAAGCGCAGCGATTCAACAACAGCtagttcaacaacaacaacaacagcagcagcaacaacaacaacagcaacaacaacaaactggTACGAATAATCGCTCAAGAGTAAAGAATCGTTCTTCCAATAATCACGCAGCAAATCATGCAAATATTGGTGGTTTGAATGGTCTGGCCGCTGCTAACGTGCAACCAGCTCAACATATATTTGGCACTTCGGTTGCTTTTCCAGGGAATCCGTTACAATCGGCTGCTGCGGCAGCCGCGGCCGCTGGCCAAGGTATtcagaatcaaaattttcatagtCAACATCAAACAGCCGCCAGACTTAATCAGATgcaacaacattcatcagCGGCCGGgcagcaacaacaagctGTATTATTACCGTTAGAAATTAATCCTGGACAAACTAGAAATCTGGTTTCAGCAAATAACAGCAGTAGTAGCACTAGTAGTGGGAGTGGCGCCAACGTGATTACATCGAATAGTGCAGCTGCAGTGGCTGCCGCCGTGGCTGTTGCTCATCCACAATATACTCAATACATTACCTCATGGCCATGTCCAGCCTGTAAAATTGCATTCCGATCTGCAAATGAATTACAGACTCATTTGAG TGCTCATTTTGTGCCGTCCCAAAAGCAATCATTACAAAATCAGAATCAATTGATAGTTAGTTCAAATAcaatcaccaacaacaattcatttaacaaaacaacaactacatCTTCGAAAGAAGATCAAAg TATTCACATGAAAAAGGACAAATCTGTACCATGCAATGAATGTGGAAAATTATTCGCCAACGCCGAAAGAGTTCGTGTTCACGTGAGGGTTGCACACGGTGAGAAAACTTGTTCTTGTGCGATTTGTGGCTGTGGCTTCTCATATCGCTGCAAGCTGCTAAATCATATGAGAACTCACACAG GTGATAAACCGTTCACTTGTGAAGTATGTGGCCGATCATTTTcgcaaaaaaatcatttgaaacgGCATCATATGATCCACACTGGTGAAAGACCATTTCCATGTGAAATTTGTGGACGTAGTTTCTATCGCAAAGATAAACTAA CTCGACATCTTCGTATTCATACGAATCCGAGTCCTGGCCGTGGTCGCAATGCTAAAATGCCGGCAACGGTAGCTAATCAAACGACTGTTGCCAATTCCGCACTTAAATTGCCAATGACAACACAATCATTGACCTCATTACCGGCATCGGCCATTCAATTGTTACCTGTAACAATGACTCAAATCAAGACCTCAACCAATAATAGTACCATTGGAGGTCATACATCATGGGCAACACAgctacaatcatcatcaaataatcgtCAACAGAACAATCAGGACAATGGCATTAATAAATCCAACGAGGATTCAtcgcagcagcaacaacaacaacagcagccatCCAATTTGATG TTAAAACAGGAACAGATgtaa
- the LOC124492427 gene encoding uncharacterized protein LOC124492427 isoform X6, giving the protein MNTKEIICNEYFNDEQQPQGLLDLIRIYHSIFEGKATAIDRRKQKKNKPSRSNVSMLPYRYHNFGNLPLNTFLEGLDARQPTISNFIHPQPEHLHHQNHQQQQPQQLRQNLNSPDPNNNITTHRSSPKSKSSSSNRQTSIDEMAANLTPTLLSTSSIPFSQAQQLQTSHQASSAAIQQQLVQQQQQQQQQQQQQQQQQTGTNNRSRVKNRSSNNHAANHANIGGLNGLAAANVQPAQHIFGTSVAFPGNPLQSAAAAAAAAGQGIQNQNFHSQHQTAARLNQMQQHSSAAGQQQQAVLLPLEINPGQTRNLVSANNSSSSTSSGSGANVITSNSAAAVAAAVAVAHPQYTQYITSWPCPACKIAFRSANELQTHLSIHMKKDKSVPCNECGKLFANAERVRVHVRVAHGDKPFTCEVCGRSFSQKNHLKRHHMIHTGERPFPCEICGRSFYRKDKLTRHLRIHTNPSPGRGRNAKMPATVANQTTVANSALKLPMTTQSLTSLPASAIQLLPVTMTQIKTSTNNSTIGGHTSWATQLQSSSNNRQQNNQDNGINKSNEDSSQQQQQQQQPSNLMLKQEQM; this is encoded by the exons ATGAATACAAAAGAAATAATTTgcaatgaatattttaatgatgaacaacaaccacaaggCTTATTGGATTTAATAAGAATCTATCATAGTATTTTCGAAGGAAAAGCTACAG caatCGACAGAaggaaacagaaaaaaaacaaaccgtCACGCTCAAACGTCTCGATGTTACCTTACCGATATCATAATTTCGGTAATCTACCATTGAATACGTTTCTCGAAG gATTAGATGCACGTCAACCAACAATAAGTAATTTTATCCATCCACAACCGGAACACctccatcatcaaaatcaccaACAGCAGCAGCCTCAGCAGCTTCGGCAAAATCTAAATTCGCCtgatccaaataataatataacgACACATCGTAGTTCACCCAAATCGAAATCCTCTTCATCAAATCGGCAAACATCAATCGATGAGATGGCTGCTAATCTGAcaccaacattattatcgacaTCTTCGATTCCATTCTCTCAGGCTCAACAGTTGCAAACCTCACATCAGGCATCAAGCGCAGCGATTCAACAACAGCtagttcaacaacaacaacaacagcagcagcaacaacaacaacagcaacaacaacaaactggTACGAATAATCGCTCAAGAGTAAAGAATCGTTCTTCCAATAATCACGCAGCAAATCATGCAAATATTGGTGGTTTGAATGGTCTGGCCGCTGCTAACGTGCAACCAGCTCAACATATATTTGGCACTTCGGTTGCTTTTCCAGGGAATCCGTTACAATCGGCTGCTGCGGCAGCCGCGGCCGCTGGCCAAGGTATtcagaatcaaaattttcatagtCAACATCAAACAGCCGCCAGACTTAATCAGATgcaacaacattcatcagCGGCCGGgcagcaacaacaagctGTATTATTACCGTTAGAAATTAATCCTGGACAAACTAGAAATCTGGTTTCAGCAAATAACAGCAGTAGTAGCACTAGTAGTGGGAGTGGCGCCAACGTGATTACATCGAATAGTGCAGCTGCAGTGGCTGCCGCCGTGGCTGTTGCTCATCCACAATATACTCAATACATTACCTCATGGCCATGTCCAGCCTGTAAAATTGCATTCCGATCTGCAAATGAATTACAGACTCATTTGAG TATTCACATGAAAAAGGACAAATCTGTACCATGCAATGAATGTGGAAAATTATTCGCCAACGCCGAAAGAGTTCGTGTTCACGTGAGGGTTGCACACG GTGATAAACCGTTCACTTGTGAAGTATGTGGCCGATCATTTTcgcaaaaaaatcatttgaaacgGCATCATATGATCCACACTGGTGAAAGACCATTTCCATGTGAAATTTGTGGACGTAGTTTCTATCGCAAAGATAAACTAA CTCGACATCTTCGTATTCATACGAATCCGAGTCCTGGCCGTGGTCGCAATGCTAAAATGCCGGCAACGGTAGCTAATCAAACGACTGTTGCCAATTCCGCACTTAAATTGCCAATGACAACACAATCATTGACCTCATTACCGGCATCGGCCATTCAATTGTTACCTGTAACAATGACTCAAATCAAGACCTCAACCAATAATAGTACCATTGGAGGTCATACATCATGGGCAACACAgctacaatcatcatcaaataatcgtCAACAGAACAATCAGGACAATGGCATTAATAAATCCAACGAGGATTCAtcgcagcagcaacaacaacaacagcagccatCCAATTTGATG TTAAAACAGGAACAGATgtaa
- the LOC124492427 gene encoding uncharacterized protein LOC124492427 isoform X3 — translation MNTKEIICNEYFNDEQQPQGLLDLIRIYHSIFEGKATGLDARQPTISNFIHPQPEHLHHQNHQQQQPQQLRQNLNSPDPNNNITTHRSSPKSKSSSSNRQTSIDEMAANLTPTLLSTSSIPFSQAQQLQTSHQASSAAIQQQLVQQQQQQQQQQQQQQQQQTGTNNRSRVKNRSSNNHAANHANIGGLNGLAAANVQPAQHIFGTSVAFPGNPLQSAAAAAAAAGQGIQNQNFHSQHQTAARLNQMQQHSSAAGQQQQAVLLPLEINPGQTRNLVSANNSSSSTSSGSGANVITSNSAAAVAAAVAVAHPQYTQYITSWPCPACKIAFRSANELQTHLSAHFVPSQKQSLQNQNQLIVSSNTITNNNSFNKTTTTSSKEDQSIHMKKDKSVPCNECGKLFANAERVRVHVRVAHGEKTCSCAICGCGFSYRCKLLNHMRTHTGDKPFTCEVCGRSFSQKNHLKRHHMIHTGERPFPCEICGRSFYRKDKLTRHLRIHTNPSPGRGRNAKMPATVANQTTVANSALKLPMTTQSLTSLPASAIQLLPVTMTQIKTSTNNSTIGGHTSWATQLQSSSNNRQQNNQDNGINKSNEDSSQQQQQQQQPSNLMLKQEQM, via the exons ATGAATACAAAAGAAATAATTTgcaatgaatattttaatgatgaacaacaaccacaaggCTTATTGGATTTAATAAGAATCTATCATAGTATTTTCGAAGGAAAAGCTACAG gATTAGATGCACGTCAACCAACAATAAGTAATTTTATCCATCCACAACCGGAACACctccatcatcaaaatcaccaACAGCAGCAGCCTCAGCAGCTTCGGCAAAATCTAAATTCGCCtgatccaaataataatataacgACACATCGTAGTTCACCCAAATCGAAATCCTCTTCATCAAATCGGCAAACATCAATCGATGAGATGGCTGCTAATCTGAcaccaacattattatcgacaTCTTCGATTCCATTCTCTCAGGCTCAACAGTTGCAAACCTCACATCAGGCATCAAGCGCAGCGATTCAACAACAGCtagttcaacaacaacaacaacagcagcagcaacaacaacaacagcaacaacaacaaactggTACGAATAATCGCTCAAGAGTAAAGAATCGTTCTTCCAATAATCACGCAGCAAATCATGCAAATATTGGTGGTTTGAATGGTCTGGCCGCTGCTAACGTGCAACCAGCTCAACATATATTTGGCACTTCGGTTGCTTTTCCAGGGAATCCGTTACAATCGGCTGCTGCGGCAGCCGCGGCCGCTGGCCAAGGTATtcagaatcaaaattttcatagtCAACATCAAACAGCCGCCAGACTTAATCAGATgcaacaacattcatcagCGGCCGGgcagcaacaacaagctGTATTATTACCGTTAGAAATTAATCCTGGACAAACTAGAAATCTGGTTTCAGCAAATAACAGCAGTAGTAGCACTAGTAGTGGGAGTGGCGCCAACGTGATTACATCGAATAGTGCAGCTGCAGTGGCTGCCGCCGTGGCTGTTGCTCATCCACAATATACTCAATACATTACCTCATGGCCATGTCCAGCCTGTAAAATTGCATTCCGATCTGCAAATGAATTACAGACTCATTTGAG TGCTCATTTTGTGCCGTCCCAAAAGCAATCATTACAAAATCAGAATCAATTGATAGTTAGTTCAAATAcaatcaccaacaacaattcatttaacaaaacaacaactacatCTTCGAAAGAAGATCAAAg TATTCACATGAAAAAGGACAAATCTGTACCATGCAATGAATGTGGAAAATTATTCGCCAACGCCGAAAGAGTTCGTGTTCACGTGAGGGTTGCACACGGTGAGAAAACTTGTTCTTGTGCGATTTGTGGCTGTGGCTTCTCATATCGCTGCAAGCTGCTAAATCATATGAGAACTCACACAG GTGATAAACCGTTCACTTGTGAAGTATGTGGCCGATCATTTTcgcaaaaaaatcatttgaaacgGCATCATATGATCCACACTGGTGAAAGACCATTTCCATGTGAAATTTGTGGACGTAGTTTCTATCGCAAAGATAAACTAA CTCGACATCTTCGTATTCATACGAATCCGAGTCCTGGCCGTGGTCGCAATGCTAAAATGCCGGCAACGGTAGCTAATCAAACGACTGTTGCCAATTCCGCACTTAAATTGCCAATGACAACACAATCATTGACCTCATTACCGGCATCGGCCATTCAATTGTTACCTGTAACAATGACTCAAATCAAGACCTCAACCAATAATAGTACCATTGGAGGTCATACATCATGGGCAACACAgctacaatcatcatcaaataatcgtCAACAGAACAATCAGGACAATGGCATTAATAAATCCAACGAGGATTCAtcgcagcagcaacaacaacaacagcagccatCCAATTTGATG TTAAAACAGGAACAGATgtaa
- the LOC124492427 gene encoding uncharacterized protein LOC124492427 isoform X7, whose amino-acid sequence MNTKEIICNEYFNDEQQPQGLLDLIRIYHSIFEGKATGLDARQPTISNFIHPQPEHLHHQNHQQQQPQQLRQNLNSPDPNNNITTHRSSPKSKSSSSNRQTSIDEMAANLTPTLLSTSSIPFSQAQQLQTSHQASSAAIQQQLVQQQQQQQQQQQQQQQQQTGTNNRSRVKNRSSNNHAANHANIGGLNGLAAANVQPAQHIFGTSVAFPGNPLQSAAAAAAAAGQGIQNQNFHSQHQTAARLNQMQQHSSAAGQQQQAVLLPLEINPGQTRNLVSANNSSSSTSSGSGANVITSNSAAAVAAAVAVAHPQYTQYITSWPCPACKIAFRSANELQTHLSIHMKKDKSVPCNECGKLFANAERVRVHVRVAHGEKTCSCAICGCGFSYRCKLLNHMRTHTGDKPFTCEVCGRSFSQKNHLKRHHMIHTGERPFPCEICGRSFYRKDKLTRHLRIHTNPSPGRGRNAKMPATVANQTTVANSALKLPMTTQSLTSLPASAIQLLPVTMTQIKTSTNNSTIGGHTSWATQLQSSSNNRQQNNQDNGINKSNEDSSQQQQQQQQPSNLMLKQEQM is encoded by the exons ATGAATACAAAAGAAATAATTTgcaatgaatattttaatgatgaacaacaaccacaaggCTTATTGGATTTAATAAGAATCTATCATAGTATTTTCGAAGGAAAAGCTACAG gATTAGATGCACGTCAACCAACAATAAGTAATTTTATCCATCCACAACCGGAACACctccatcatcaaaatcaccaACAGCAGCAGCCTCAGCAGCTTCGGCAAAATCTAAATTCGCCtgatccaaataataatataacgACACATCGTAGTTCACCCAAATCGAAATCCTCTTCATCAAATCGGCAAACATCAATCGATGAGATGGCTGCTAATCTGAcaccaacattattatcgacaTCTTCGATTCCATTCTCTCAGGCTCAACAGTTGCAAACCTCACATCAGGCATCAAGCGCAGCGATTCAACAACAGCtagttcaacaacaacaacaacagcagcagcaacaacaacaacagcaacaacaacaaactggTACGAATAATCGCTCAAGAGTAAAGAATCGTTCTTCCAATAATCACGCAGCAAATCATGCAAATATTGGTGGTTTGAATGGTCTGGCCGCTGCTAACGTGCAACCAGCTCAACATATATTTGGCACTTCGGTTGCTTTTCCAGGGAATCCGTTACAATCGGCTGCTGCGGCAGCCGCGGCCGCTGGCCAAGGTATtcagaatcaaaattttcatagtCAACATCAAACAGCCGCCAGACTTAATCAGATgcaacaacattcatcagCGGCCGGgcagcaacaacaagctGTATTATTACCGTTAGAAATTAATCCTGGACAAACTAGAAATCTGGTTTCAGCAAATAACAGCAGTAGTAGCACTAGTAGTGGGAGTGGCGCCAACGTGATTACATCGAATAGTGCAGCTGCAGTGGCTGCCGCCGTGGCTGTTGCTCATCCACAATATACTCAATACATTACCTCATGGCCATGTCCAGCCTGTAAAATTGCATTCCGATCTGCAAATGAATTACAGACTCATTTGAG TATTCACATGAAAAAGGACAAATCTGTACCATGCAATGAATGTGGAAAATTATTCGCCAACGCCGAAAGAGTTCGTGTTCACGTGAGGGTTGCACACGGTGAGAAAACTTGTTCTTGTGCGATTTGTGGCTGTGGCTTCTCATATCGCTGCAAGCTGCTAAATCATATGAGAACTCACACAG GTGATAAACCGTTCACTTGTGAAGTATGTGGCCGATCATTTTcgcaaaaaaatcatttgaaacgGCATCATATGATCCACACTGGTGAAAGACCATTTCCATGTGAAATTTGTGGACGTAGTTTCTATCGCAAAGATAAACTAA CTCGACATCTTCGTATTCATACGAATCCGAGTCCTGGCCGTGGTCGCAATGCTAAAATGCCGGCAACGGTAGCTAATCAAACGACTGTTGCCAATTCCGCACTTAAATTGCCAATGACAACACAATCATTGACCTCATTACCGGCATCGGCCATTCAATTGTTACCTGTAACAATGACTCAAATCAAGACCTCAACCAATAATAGTACCATTGGAGGTCATACATCATGGGCAACACAgctacaatcatcatcaaataatcgtCAACAGAACAATCAGGACAATGGCATTAATAAATCCAACGAGGATTCAtcgcagcagcaacaacaacaacagcagccatCCAATTTGATG TTAAAACAGGAACAGATgtaa